A genomic stretch from Desulfohalobium retbaense DSM 5692 includes:
- the rho gene encoding transcription termination factor Rho has protein sequence MNLSEMKRKSMAELMQLAKEYKVENPSGLRKQELIFAILSSCASQNGSIYGEGVLEILPDGFGFLRSPMYSYIPGPDDIYVSPSQIRRFGLRKGDVVSGQIRPPKEGERYFALLRVQQVGFATPEESKNLVLFDNLTPIYPDQRFVMETGAESYSSRVVDLLAPIGKGQRGLIVAPPRTGKTMLLQSIANSITANHPDSYLIVLLIDERPEEVTDMERTVDGEVVSSTFDEPPQRHVQVAEMVLEKAKRLVERKKDVVILLDSITRFGRAHNAIIPSSGRVLSGGLDSNALQRPKRFFGAARNIEEGGSLTIIATALIDTGSRMDEVIFEEFKGTGNMEIYLDRHLADKRVFPAIDINRSGTRKEDLLLDENVLNRVWILRKLLAPMNSVESMEFLLDKMRGTKSNREFLDMMNS, from the coding sequence ATGAATCTATCCGAGATGAAAAGGAAATCCATGGCCGAACTCATGCAGTTGGCCAAGGAGTATAAAGTCGAAAACCCAAGCGGTCTTCGCAAGCAGGAACTGATTTTTGCCATCCTCAGTTCCTGTGCTTCGCAAAACGGCTCGATCTATGGGGAAGGCGTGCTGGAGATTTTGCCCGACGGGTTCGGCTTTCTTCGCTCCCCCATGTACAGCTATATTCCGGGACCGGACGATATTTACGTCTCCCCGTCGCAGATCCGCCGCTTCGGCCTGCGCAAGGGTGACGTGGTCTCCGGGCAGATCCGCCCGCCCAAGGAAGGGGAGCGGTATTTCGCTTTGCTCCGGGTACAGCAAGTTGGGTTTGCCACTCCAGAAGAATCCAAGAACCTAGTCCTGTTTGATAATTTAACGCCGATTTATCCGGACCAGCGCTTTGTCATGGAAACTGGGGCGGAAAGCTACTCCTCGCGGGTTGTGGATCTGCTGGCCCCCATAGGTAAGGGACAGCGCGGGCTCATAGTAGCCCCGCCACGCACCGGAAAAACGATGCTTTTGCAAAGTATCGCCAACTCCATTACCGCCAACCACCCTGATTCCTATCTTATTGTGCTCCTGATCGACGAACGACCTGAAGAAGTGACGGATATGGAGCGTACCGTCGACGGCGAAGTTGTCAGTTCGACGTTCGACGAGCCTCCCCAACGTCATGTCCAGGTGGCGGAAATGGTTTTGGAAAAAGCCAAACGCCTTGTGGAACGCAAAAAAGATGTCGTTATCCTCCTGGACAGTATCACCCGTTTCGGTCGAGCCCACAACGCGATCATTCCTTCGTCAGGACGGGTCCTCTCTGGCGGTCTGGACTCCAACGCCCTGCAACGACCGAAGCGTTTTTTTGGGGCTGCGCGGAATATCGAGGAAGGCGGGAGTCTGACCATTATCGCTACGGCGCTTATCGATACCGGATCGCGCATGGATGAGGTCATCTTTGAGGAATTCAAGGGCACCGGAAATATGGAAATTTACCTGGATCGCCATCTGGCCGACAAGCGCGTCTTTCCGGCCATTGATATCAACCGTTCCGGCACCCGCAAGGAGGACCTGCTTTTGGACGAGAACGTCTTGAACCGGGTTTGGATATTGCGTAAGCTTCTGGCTCCCATGAATTCAGTGGAGAGCATGGAGTTTCTCCTGGACAAAATGCGCGGCACAAAGAGCAACCGCGAGTTTCTCGATATGATGAACAGTTAG
- a CDS encoding ribose-phosphate diphosphokinase: MSGHGELKILTGSANPKLAEAICEHLGCNLTPAIVGTFSDGEIRVEVGANVRGDDVFVVQPTCHPVNHNLMELCLILDALKRASANRVTAVVPYYGYARQDRKVVPRVPISAKMVADFISVAGAHRLLTVDLHAGQIQGFFDVPVDNLYAAQVVLEYVKSIGSPEDLVIVSPDAGGTERARAYAKRLGASLAIIDKRRDAPNQAQAMRVIGDVQDKIAVVLDDMVDTAGTMVAGAEVLAQKGAREIYACATHPLLSGPAIERLSQSAFSKILVTDTVPLRPEAQACEKIEVISVASLLAKAIHNIHTESSVSVLFTP, translated from the coding sequence ATGTCAGGCCACGGTGAACTCAAGATTTTGACCGGCTCGGCAAACCCGAAGCTGGCCGAAGCGATATGTGAACACCTCGGATGCAATCTCACTCCTGCCATAGTGGGCACGTTTAGCGACGGGGAAATCCGGGTTGAAGTTGGGGCCAACGTTCGTGGTGACGATGTTTTTGTCGTTCAACCCACCTGCCATCCGGTCAATCACAATCTCATGGAATTGTGCCTGATTCTGGATGCCTTGAAACGTGCCAGCGCCAATCGCGTCACGGCTGTAGTGCCCTACTACGGCTACGCCCGCCAGGACCGGAAGGTCGTTCCCCGCGTTCCGATCAGTGCCAAGATGGTCGCCGACTTTATCTCGGTGGCTGGCGCTCACAGGCTGCTCACCGTTGACCTGCATGCCGGGCAAATCCAAGGTTTCTTTGACGTCCCTGTCGATAATCTCTACGCCGCTCAGGTTGTTCTGGAATACGTCAAGTCCATCGGCTCTCCAGAAGATCTGGTCATTGTTTCTCCCGATGCCGGAGGGACGGAGCGGGCCCGTGCCTATGCCAAGCGGTTGGGGGCAAGCCTGGCGATCATCGACAAGCGTCGCGACGCGCCCAATCAGGCGCAAGCGATGCGAGTCATCGGGGATGTCCAGGATAAAATCGCTGTGGTCCTTGACGATATGGTCGATACCGCCGGCACCATGGTCGCCGGGGCCGAGGTGCTAGCCCAAAAAGGGGCTCGCGAGATTTACGCCTGTGCAACCCATCCGCTCTTATCTGGGCCGGCCATCGAGCGCTTGTCGCAGTCGGCCTTTTCAAAAATTCTTGTCACGGACACTGTCCCCTTGCGCCCAGAAGCCCAGGCCTGCGAAAAGATAGAAGTCATCTCCGTGGCCAGCCTTTTGGCCAAGGCCATTCACAATATCCATACTGAATCGTCTGTCAGTGTTCTTTTTACTCCGTAA
- a CDS encoding CarD family transcriptional regulator — MFSEKQLVVYPAQGVGEVERIESQEIGGTRADFYIVRILSNNVTLMVPVANAENVGLRSVCGADEGRLVLEGLKDRSDFMGYSGQNWNRRYREYSEKLKSGELDDVSYVLKELILIGRDKELSFGERRLLEQAMTLITMEIAYALGTQQDAVRKEIEEIFADILKRPGADEEDV; from the coding sequence GTGTTTTCAGAAAAACAATTGGTGGTGTACCCGGCTCAGGGAGTCGGCGAAGTCGAACGGATAGAAAGTCAGGAAATCGGCGGGACGCGAGCCGATTTTTATATTGTCCGCATACTCAGTAATAATGTGACCTTGATGGTGCCGGTGGCGAATGCCGAAAATGTCGGCCTGCGATCGGTGTGCGGGGCTGACGAGGGCCGTCTGGTTCTGGAAGGGCTCAAGGACCGCTCCGATTTTATGGGATACAGCGGTCAGAATTGGAACCGCAGGTATCGGGAATATTCTGAGAAATTGAAAAGCGGCGAATTGGATGATGTCTCCTATGTGCTCAAGGAATTGATCCTTATAGGTAGAGACAAGGAGTTATCGTTTGGGGAGCGGCGGTTGCTTGAGCAGGCCATGACCCTGATCACTATGGAAATCGCCTACGCTTTGGGAACGCAACAGGACGCCGTGCGTAAAGAAATCGAGGAGATATTCGCTGATATTCTCAAACGTCCGGGTGCGGATGAAGAGGATGTATAG
- a CDS encoding 50S ribosomal protein L25: protein MSEEIRLQAFKRDEVGKQGLRSVRQQGYIPGIYYDAKGDNVPVKVRYRALESAFRKAHSNHVIQLEIANGGQGTPRPVMIWDIQHHPVKDLILHVDFFGVDMSKEIQVEIPVQIEGEAQGVVDGGQLTVYHEALLVSCLPDAIPENIRIDVSALEMNENVNIEDVTFPEGVVPVYDGEENFAVAGVNPIVEASLEEEEEEAEGEAPAEEAEEE, encoded by the coding sequence ATGTCTGAGGAAATACGTTTACAAGCTTTCAAGCGGGATGAAGTTGGCAAACAGGGCCTACGGTCCGTCCGCCAGCAAGGATATATTCCCGGTATCTATTATGATGCCAAGGGCGACAACGTCCCGGTCAAAGTCCGCTACCGGGCTTTGGAGTCGGCCTTCCGAAAGGCCCACTCAAACCACGTTATCCAGTTGGAGATCGCCAACGGGGGGCAAGGCACGCCCCGTCCGGTCATGATCTGGGATATCCAGCACCACCCGGTCAAAGACCTCATTCTCCATGTCGATTTTTTCGGGGTGGACATGAGCAAGGAAATTCAGGTCGAAATTCCCGTGCAGATCGAGGGAGAGGCTCAAGGTGTTGTGGATGGCGGCCAATTGACCGTGTACCATGAGGCGCTGCTTGTTTCCTGTTTGCCGGACGCGATTCCTGAAAATATTCGCATTGATGTCTCCGCGCTGGAGATGAACGAGAATGTGAACATTGAGGACGTGACCTTTCCTGAAGGGGTGGTTCCGGTCTACGACGGCGAGGAAAATTTTGCTGTGGCTGGTGTCAACCCCATCGTTGAGGCCTCTTTGGAAGAAGAGGAAGAAGAAGCCGAAGGCGAAGCTCCAGCTGAAGAAGCCGAAGAAGAATAA
- a CDS encoding DegQ family serine endoprotease: MRKIASTIVCGLALLVLSGSTALAQLPEFTELAKSAGKAVVNISTVKTVDQSQGVEEFFNRFHRRGGPFEDFFDQFERFFGPQQMPKRQQRSLGSGFIMSRDGYIVTNNHVVEQADKITVNLQGGETSYQADIVGRDPETDLALLKIEVDRELPVLEFGDSGEMEIGDWVMAIGNPFGLDHSVTAGIISAKGRVIGAGPYDDFLQTDASINPGNSGGPLLNTDGKVIGINTAIIASGQGIGFAIPSDMAKQVIAQLKKYQKVKRGWLGVTIQDVDENMAKALGLDAPKGALIAGVRAGDPADEAGLKAGDVVVSLNGEPVEDADGLTRRIGRMEPDTKANMTIWRQGKVKKIAVVLGERDTAQEEARAEQPDSEQTSGRLGIVVRPVRDEEARALGMDEARGLLIQDVEQASLAAEAGLRPGDVILAANGQEVETVRGLSQILNEDAAEKGAVLFLVNRKGQNLFVSIPLTDGDGQ, from the coding sequence ATGCGCAAAATTGCTTCGACAATCGTGTGCGGGCTGGCCCTGCTGGTGTTAAGCGGCAGTACGGCCCTGGCTCAACTCCCGGAATTCACCGAATTGGCCAAGTCGGCCGGCAAGGCTGTGGTCAATATCAGTACGGTCAAAACAGTCGACCAATCCCAGGGGGTCGAGGAGTTTTTTAATCGTTTCCACCGTCGTGGTGGCCCTTTTGAGGATTTTTTCGATCAATTTGAACGCTTCTTTGGGCCCCAGCAGATGCCCAAACGCCAGCAGCGGTCGCTGGGCTCGGGGTTTATCATGTCCCGGGACGGCTATATCGTGACCAACAACCATGTTGTTGAGCAGGCGGACAAAATCACCGTCAATCTTCAGGGAGGGGAGACCTCCTACCAGGCCGATATTGTTGGTCGGGATCCTGAAACCGATCTGGCGCTTTTAAAGATCGAGGTCGATCGCGAGTTGCCAGTTCTCGAATTCGGAGATTCCGGAGAGATGGAAATCGGTGACTGGGTTATGGCCATCGGCAATCCTTTTGGCCTCGACCACAGCGTGACCGCAGGCATCATCAGCGCCAAAGGACGAGTCATCGGTGCCGGTCCGTATGATGATTTCTTGCAGACTGATGCTTCGATCAACCCCGGCAATAGCGGCGGCCCGCTCCTGAACACCGACGGTAAGGTCATCGGCATCAATACCGCGATCATTGCCAGCGGCCAGGGCATCGGCTTTGCCATACCGTCTGATATGGCCAAACAGGTTATTGCGCAACTCAAGAAATACCAGAAGGTCAAGCGTGGTTGGTTGGGTGTGACCATCCAGGACGTGGACGAAAACATGGCCAAAGCTCTTGGTCTTGACGCGCCCAAAGGCGCCCTGATTGCTGGCGTCCGGGCCGGTGATCCGGCCGATGAGGCAGGTCTTAAGGCAGGTGACGTGGTCGTCTCCCTCAATGGCGAGCCGGTGGAGGATGCCGACGGATTGACTCGTCGTATCGGGCGCATGGAGCCAGATACAAAAGCGAATATGACGATCTGGCGCCAGGGAAAGGTCAAGAAAATCGCCGTCGTGCTTGGCGAGCGGGACACCGCCCAGGAAGAAGCTCGAGCCGAGCAACCCGATTCTGAGCAAACCAGCGGCAGACTCGGCATCGTCGTCCGGCCGGTTCGCGATGAAGAGGCCCGAGCCCTGGGCATGGATGAAGCCAGGGGGCTTTTGATCCAGGATGTCGAACAGGCTTCCCTCGCCGCAGAGGCTGGGTTGCGCCCCGGAGACGTCATCCTGGCTGCTAATGGGCAAGAGGTAGAAACCGTTCGGGGATTGTCGCAGATCCTGAATGAAGACGCCGCTGAGAAAGGGGCTGTTCTTTTCCTCGTCAATCGCAAGGGACAGAACCTTTTTGTAAGCATTCCCCTGACTGACGGGGATGGCCAATAA
- the ispE gene encoding 4-(cytidine 5'-diphospho)-2-C-methyl-D-erythritol kinase, with protein sequence MAPVPHQQQAPGCKANLYLRITGQREDGYHELESLFLPLQQPSDQIHFEPGAPGSGLTLTCSDPDLATPSNSIRVAYETFRSVSDKAPDLRIHLDKQVPQGAGLGGGSADAACVLQYLHAHVCPGLPEQDLQRLALQVGADVPFFLHRQPCWVSGIGERLEPLPVSFAQWRFLVVCPDVSISTGWAYRIWDEMQSAFQILRQEDLTSPRHAYRQCCSSGALVLYNSFEQAVFPYFPELGKLKQALLAAGMDACVMSGSGSALVGLTRNAMTLESVCSKLEARRVSFYAI encoded by the coding sequence ATGGCCCCTGTGCCCCATCAGCAGCAGGCCCCTGGATGCAAGGCGAATCTGTACTTGCGCATCACAGGCCAGCGCGAGGACGGTTACCACGAACTGGAAAGTCTTTTCCTCCCCTTGCAGCAGCCTTCGGACCAGATCCATTTCGAACCCGGTGCTCCGGGTAGCGGTTTGACATTGACCTGCTCGGATCCCGACCTTGCAACACCCTCGAACAGTATTCGGGTCGCGTATGAAACTTTTCGGAGCGTGAGCGACAAGGCACCAGATCTCCGGATTCATTTGGACAAACAGGTTCCCCAAGGGGCGGGCCTCGGAGGGGGCAGCGCCGACGCCGCCTGTGTTTTACAGTATCTCCATGCCCATGTGTGTCCAGGTCTGCCTGAACAGGACCTCCAGCGGCTCGCTTTGCAGGTCGGCGCTGATGTCCCGTTCTTTTTGCACCGTCAGCCGTGCTGGGTCAGTGGCATTGGCGAACGGTTGGAGCCGTTACCGGTCTCTTTTGCTCAGTGGCGATTTCTGGTTGTCTGTCCTGACGTCAGTATTTCAACCGGTTGGGCCTACCGCATTTGGGATGAGATGCAGTCCGCCTTTCAAATTCTCCGCCAGGAAGACTTGACAAGTCCACGACATGCGTATAGACAATGCTGCTCCAGCGGCGCATTGGTTCTTTACAATAGTTTCGAGCAGGCCGTTTTTCCTTACTTTCCAGAGCTTGGGAAGCTGAAGCAGGCCCTTCTGGCCGCTGGAATGGACGCCTGTGTGATGAGTGGTTCCGGCTCAGCCCTTGTCGGCTTGACACGGAACGCGATGACATTAGAATCTGTCTGCTCGAAGTTGGAAGCCCGCCGGGTTTCTTTTTATGCCATCTGA
- the pth gene encoding aminoacyl-tRNA hydrolase, with protein sequence MSVAFAGLIVGLGNPGPQYARTRHNCGFLVLDALRRHTPSPCREVVLPVRGRVWRWEVPGSVLPWGLLTPLTYMNRSGEAVAELCQTMGLGPEQLVVVHDELDLPFGTLRLKQGGGLAGHRGLQSIANCLQSREFTRLRVGIGRPTEGVGVVDHVLSPFSLEEQAHLEELCERGSSALQAYCTRGFESAQDFCRPAE encoded by the coding sequence ATGTCCGTTGCATTCGCCGGTCTTATCGTCGGGCTCGGCAATCCCGGTCCACAATACGCTCGGACTCGGCATAATTGCGGGTTTCTCGTTCTTGACGCCCTGCGGCGCCACACCCCAAGTCCCTGCCGTGAAGTCGTGCTTCCGGTCCGGGGGAGAGTCTGGCGGTGGGAGGTCCCAGGTAGTGTCCTGCCATGGGGATTGCTCACGCCCTTGACCTATATGAATCGTAGCGGCGAGGCCGTGGCTGAGTTGTGCCAGACAATGGGTCTTGGCCCAGAGCAACTCGTTGTGGTCCATGACGAACTTGATCTGCCTTTCGGCACCTTGCGGTTGAAGCAGGGAGGGGGTTTGGCCGGACACCGCGGTCTGCAATCCATCGCCAATTGTTTGCAGAGCAGGGAATTTACCCGGCTACGGGTCGGCATCGGGCGCCCAACCGAAGGAGTTGGTGTGGTCGACCATGTCCTTTCTCCGTTTTCGCTGGAGGAACAGGCCCACCTTGAAGAGCTTTGTGAGCGCGGTAGCTCCGCCCTCCAGGCGTATTGCACCCGTGGATTTGAAAGCGCCCAAGATTTTTGTCGCCCTGCGGAATGA
- a CDS encoding efflux RND transporter periplasmic adaptor subunit: protein MRRIFLHALWALFLVGIAVSGSPAPATAQQDRPPAPVVTAPASEGLIAPTTEYIGSLDYAQLADVSGEISGLVASVHFEAGDAVQSGDTLVQLESTLLEGSIREQRAALAQSEVQLEQSKLRLQRIHNLYKRETVSEQEYDDARLTTRALEQQVAGHKAKLARLHDELQKKRITAPFTGIILEKHLSQGEWFAPGQPVATLAGQNKMDAVFPVDQQVLPFIHTGQALSLTTAETTYQARIQAVIRQGDAVSRTVPVKLRFTSDARLAAGIEARAAFPTGHEAKGFLVPREAVLEKEGRSVLYIVREQKVFPIEVAIIGYRDDAIGVQSDKLQTGAEVVIKGNERLQPGQSVRPSSRQTPATEK, encoded by the coding sequence ATGCGCCGCATATTTCTGCACGCCCTGTGGGCGCTATTCCTTGTCGGCATCGCCGTGTCCGGAAGCCCCGCTCCGGCAACTGCCCAGCAAGACCGTCCCCCCGCGCCCGTGGTCACCGCCCCGGCGAGCGAAGGCTTGATCGCCCCGACAACCGAATACATAGGCAGCCTGGACTACGCGCAGTTGGCTGATGTTTCCGGAGAGATCAGCGGACTGGTGGCCAGCGTCCATTTTGAAGCTGGCGACGCCGTCCAGTCAGGAGACACCCTGGTCCAATTGGAGTCGACCCTCCTTGAAGGCTCTATCCGGGAACAACGCGCCGCCCTCGCCCAGAGTGAAGTGCAATTGGAACAGTCCAAACTGCGACTGCAGCGCATTCACAACCTCTACAAGCGCGAGACAGTATCCGAACAGGAATACGACGATGCCCGCCTGACGACTCGCGCCCTGGAGCAACAGGTCGCGGGGCACAAGGCCAAACTGGCCCGGCTGCACGATGAACTCCAGAAAAAACGGATCACTGCCCCTTTCACGGGCATCATCCTGGAAAAACATCTCAGTCAAGGCGAATGGTTTGCGCCTGGACAACCAGTGGCAACCCTTGCTGGTCAAAACAAAATGGATGCCGTGTTTCCTGTTGACCAGCAGGTGCTGCCCTTCATCCACACCGGCCAGGCTCTTTCCCTGACCACCGCTGAAACCACTTATCAAGCCCGTATACAGGCCGTTATCCGCCAGGGCGATGCTGTCAGCCGCACGGTCCCGGTCAAACTCCGTTTCACTTCCGACGCGCGTCTGGCGGCAGGAATAGAGGCCCGGGCCGCTTTCCCCACCGGCCATGAGGCCAAGGGATTTCTGGTGCCGCGGGAAGCCGTCCTGGAAAAAGAGGGGCGTTCAGTCCTCTATATTGTGCGCGAGCAGAAGGTGTTTCCCATTGAAGTGGCCATCATCGGGTACCGCGACGACGCAATTGGCGTGCAGTCGGACAAACTCCAGACCGGTGCCGAGGTGGTGATCAAAGGCAACGAACGTTTGCAACCAGGGCAAAGTGTCCGTCCCTCTTCCCGGCAGACTCCCGCCACCGAAAAATAA